Proteins encoded by one window of Candidatus Nitrosocosmicus hydrocola:
- the asnS gene encoding asparagine--tRNA ligase, with product MSGRISAVRMESEIGRTVSLRGWIHRLRKQKEKAFIILRDDRGDIIQAVCPSNLTDNLTIESSVEITGRLERDDRAIEGGYEIKVNKIVVFNIASADYPIGEYQSDETLLDYRHLALRTRKLINVGKLRGSFLKYSRNWFESKDWIEVTPPLLVKGAVEGGATLFEVKYFDNKAYLSQSSQLYLESMIYSLGPVWTISPSFRAERSRTVRHLAEFSHLEAEIPWIGLSDLMSIQEDLINHLITMIKTHNKKELDFLSKYSLEKLEKISTPFQKIRYEKAIDTLRSIGCKIKDQDGSERIIEWGDDLNTESERELTKDKTSPIFVTGYPLKIKPFYVKQDPSDESIGLAVDLLAPYGYGEISGGGIREEDLSKLRTRIDQSNLKIDDYLWYLDLRKYGSIPHGGFGLGVERFLRWILNFDDIKDVALFPRTMSRILP from the coding sequence TTGTCAGGCAGAATCTCAGCTGTTAGGATGGAGAGTGAAATAGGCCGAACCGTTTCTTTGAGGGGATGGATACATAGATTGCGAAAACAAAAAGAAAAAGCTTTCATCATACTTCGAGATGATAGAGGAGACATAATTCAAGCTGTATGTCCTTCTAATTTGACCGATAACCTAACAATTGAATCTTCAGTAGAAATAACTGGTAGACTAGAAAGAGATGATCGTGCTATTGAGGGTGGGTATGAGATAAAGGTTAACAAGATTGTTGTTTTCAATATTGCATCTGCAGATTATCCCATTGGCGAATATCAAAGTGACGAGACATTACTTGATTATAGACATCTAGCTCTTAGGACTCGCAAATTGATAAATGTCGGAAAATTAAGGGGATCTTTTCTAAAATATTCGCGGAATTGGTTTGAGAGTAAAGACTGGATTGAAGTAACTCCCCCTTTGCTTGTAAAAGGTGCTGTTGAAGGCGGTGCCACCTTGTTTGAAGTCAAATACTTTGACAATAAAGCGTACCTCTCTCAAAGTTCTCAGTTATATCTTGAATCAATGATATACAGTTTAGGTCCGGTATGGACAATAAGTCCATCCTTTAGAGCAGAAAGATCAAGGACTGTCAGACATTTGGCAGAATTTAGTCATTTGGAAGCTGAAATCCCTTGGATAGGGTTATCTGATCTTATGTCAATCCAAGAGGATTTGATAAATCATTTGATTACTATGATCAAAACGCATAACAAGAAAGAATTGGATTTTTTAAGCAAGTATTCATTAGAGAAATTAGAAAAAATATCTACTCCTTTCCAAAAAATAAGATACGAAAAAGCTATAGACACATTGAGATCGATTGGATGCAAAATAAAAGACCAAGATGGAAGTGAACGAATCATTGAATGGGGAGACGACCTCAATACAGAATCGGAAAGAGAATTGACAAAAGATAAAACTAGTCCCATTTTTGTTACGGGGTATCCATTGAAAATAAAACCTTTCTATGTTAAACAAGATCCATCAGATGAGAGTATCGGCCTCGCAGTTGATTTGTTAGCTCCATACGGATATGGGGAAATTTCAGGTGGTGGAATAAGAGAAGAAGACTTGTCTAAATTAAGAACACGAATTGACCAATCAAATCTCAAAATTGATGACTATTTGTGGTATCTAGATCTAAGAAAATACGGATCAATTCCTCATGGAGGCTTTGGTCTAGGGGTTGAAAGATTTCTCAGATGGATATTAAATTTTGACGATATTAAGGATGTTGCTCTCTTTCCCAGGACAATGTCAAGAATACTGCCTTAA
- a CDS encoding winged helix-turn-helix domain-containing protein: MKNRSRLEIIAMILETVGDNGAIQAKIMYKVYLSFLQMKEYLSQLMKNDLIIYDDGAQMYRMTDKGRRFLILYKQMTESITMTKPIL, translated from the coding sequence ATGAAAAATAGAAGCCGCCTAGAAATTATTGCCATGATACTCGAAACAGTAGGTGATAACGGTGCAATACAGGCTAAAATCATGTATAAAGTATATCTTTCTTTTCTTCAAATGAAAGAGTACTTGTCTCAACTTATGAAGAATGACTTGATCATTTATGACGATGGGGCTCAAATGTATAGGATGACTGATAAAGGAAGACGCTTTTTGATATTGTACAAACAAATGACAGAGTCAATCACGATGACCAAACCAATACTTTAA
- a CDS encoding Rieske (2Fe-2S) protein has translation MIFDTGLTLKDLNFTSFKKITIEKEDIVIGKKNEQLFAFNNTCPHKGASLSKGSLNGDNIVCYMHGYEYNVFTGKLENMKSWKKDATWIEQNDQWRYSDDLKTYRIFLDEDRIFVELADPS, from the coding sequence GTGATTTTTGATACTGGTTTAACGTTAAAGGATTTGAATTTTACCTCCTTTAAGAAAATCACGATAGAAAAGGAAGATATCGTAATCGGAAAAAAAAATGAACAACTTTTTGCATTTAATAATACATGTCCACATAAAGGCGCCTCTTTATCAAAAGGTAGTTTGAATGGTGACAACATCGTTTGCTATATGCATGGTTACGAATACAATGTTTTTACTGGCAAATTAGAAAATATGAAATCTTGGAAGAAGGATGCAACCTGGATCGAGCAGAATGATCAATGGAGATACTCTGATGACTTGAAAACCTACAGAATTTTTTTAGATGAAGATAGAATTTTTGTTGAATTAGCTGATCCATCGTAG
- a CDS encoding RpoL/Rpb11 RNA polymerase subunit family protein, with translation MHAEVTHAKEKELEFKIHDIDISILYIIQLEMQKDPENKFVGVVLKHPLIREYMLKILTNKNDPYKTINDSVEAAIKFTNDLSGMIKLTIGS, from the coding sequence ATGCATGCTGAGGTTACACATGCTAAAGAGAAGGAATTGGAATTTAAGATACATGATATAGATATATCTATTTTGTATATAATTCAACTTGAAATGCAGAAGGATCCTGAAAATAAATTTGTAGGTGTAGTTTTAAAACATCCTTTAATCCGTGAGTATATGCTCAAGATATTGACCAATAAGAATGACCCTTATAAGACGATCAATGATTCTGTAGAAGCCGCAATCAAGTTTACCAATGATCTTTCCGGCATGATAAAGCTAACTATTGGGAGTTGA
- a CDS encoding transcription factor S — MKFCPKCDSRLRNRQEEQTLTCLKCGHIVIGENNTDNSNTASIVSTVSNYDYSDDTLKIMDSEKPIEALPSTNIECPKCQNNLAFWWMLQTRSADEATTQFYRCTKCSHTWRNYS, encoded by the coding sequence ATGAAATTTTGTCCAAAATGCGACTCCCGTCTGAGGAACAGACAAGAGGAACAAACCTTGACATGTCTTAAATGTGGTCACATAGTAATAGGGGAAAATAATACTGATAATTCCAATACTGCCAGCATTGTTAGTACAGTTTCTAACTACGATTACTCGGACGACACATTAAAAATTATGGATTCTGAGAAACCAATAGAGGCATTGCCCTCTACTAATATCGAATGTCCTAAATGTCAAAATAATTTAGCATTTTGGTGGATGCTACAGACTCGGTCTGCAGATGAAGCAACCACCCAATTCTATAGATGTACAAAGTGTAGTCATACTTGGAGAAATTACTCTTAA
- the pcn gene encoding proliferating cell nuclear antigen (pcna) — MKFVARTKSPEEWKIINSAISTLVDEATFEATSEGISFRGMDPSHVALIDIFWPNTAFDSYECDSELKFGVRISEFSKLIKRTDKKDELEVSIIDQDVLRIKTSGSYKREYKMRLVESSSGSTPLPKLSFNSKLVLSLPSFDKILSDIEVVSEYVEIESYPEKIEFVGKSDTGEAVVTMEPNSEGLEEINVKEESKATYSLDYLLKIVKSVSSVGIAAAIEYSTKMPIRLEFRIANIGRIHFYLAPRVQD; from the coding sequence GTGAAGTTTGTAGCTAGAACCAAATCTCCTGAGGAATGGAAGATTATTAATTCAGCCATCTCTACCTTGGTGGATGAGGCAACATTTGAGGCAACGTCTGAAGGGATATCTTTTAGGGGAATGGATCCATCTCATGTTGCATTAATTGATATATTTTGGCCTAATACTGCATTTGATAGTTATGAATGTGATTCTGAACTAAAATTTGGGGTTCGCATATCTGAATTTTCCAAATTAATAAAACGGACTGACAAAAAGGATGAACTTGAAGTATCCATCATCGATCAGGATGTTTTGAGAATAAAAACTAGTGGGAGCTACAAGAGGGAATACAAAATGCGACTTGTAGAAAGCTCATCAGGATCAACCCCATTACCCAAATTATCATTCAATTCAAAACTTGTACTCTCATTACCTTCTTTTGACAAAATATTGTCTGATATTGAAGTCGTATCCGAGTATGTGGAAATTGAATCATATCCTGAAAAAATAGAATTTGTCGGCAAAAGCGACACTGGAGAGGCAGTAGTTACTATGGAGCCCAATAGTGAAGGACTAGAGGAAATCAATGTCAAAGAAGAATCAAAGGCTACGTATAGTCTTGATTATCTGCTCAAAATAGTTAAATCAGTAAGTTCTGTTGGCATCGCAGCTGCTATTGAATATTCCACAAAGATGCCTATTAGACTTGAGTTTCGTATAGCCAATATTGGTCGTATTCATTTTTATCTTGCCCCACGAGTTCAAGATTAA
- a CDS encoding aspartate kinase codes for MKFGGSVLNSPLKIKKLVEIVKSFEDKENAHEIICVISALYGVTDKILTLSDSLARSDKKAIKAFIDEMTLIHIDLVQGSINNPAIQQEAKNAVLEIMREFQAILEGLVLIAEITPRSLDHVLSFGERLMAPIVSYSFKDQNIDSSYFTGKEIGIVTDSNFGEASPLMDTTKFRVNAKLIPILQKNIIPVVTGYIAADQHDHVTTLGRSGSDYTATIIASCVNADIVYLWSDVDGLMTADPSIVKGAQVLTEISYSEAAEMVLFGAKYIHPRALEPVMDSNIPIRIRNAFNLNHQGTTITPVLKISNNIVKSIIAIRNTALIDVSGGGMVGAPGTAASIFETLAKNKVNIMMISQGPSESSISMTLKQDDLGKAITSLELNLLGRIIKHLNVLEHVSIVTVVGSGMRGIKGIAGRIFTSIAKNDVNVIMIAQGSSELNLAFVVNDVDCEKAVKTLHQEFGLDKSN; via the coding sequence ATGAAATTTGGGGGTTCAGTTTTGAATTCCCCGTTGAAAATAAAGAAATTAGTTGAGATTGTGAAATCATTCGAAGATAAAGAAAATGCTCATGAGATAATTTGTGTAATATCGGCACTATATGGGGTAACAGACAAAATTCTTACTCTTTCAGATTCTCTTGCTAGGAGTGATAAAAAGGCCATCAAAGCATTCATAGATGAAATGACCTTGATTCATATTGACTTAGTACAAGGATCAATAAATAATCCTGCAATCCAACAGGAAGCCAAGAATGCTGTATTGGAAATAATGCGTGAATTTCAGGCGATACTTGAAGGATTGGTGCTCATAGCGGAAATAACACCACGTTCATTAGATCACGTTCTCTCTTTTGGCGAACGATTGATGGCACCCATAGTTAGCTATTCATTCAAGGATCAAAATATAGATTCTAGTTATTTTACTGGAAAGGAGATTGGTATTGTTACCGACTCCAATTTTGGGGAGGCAAGCCCATTAATGGATACTACGAAATTTCGAGTAAATGCAAAACTAATTCCCATCTTACAAAAAAACATCATTCCTGTCGTAACAGGGTATATAGCTGCCGATCAACATGACCACGTTACTACATTAGGACGAAGTGGCTCAGATTATACAGCTACGATCATTGCCTCTTGTGTTAATGCAGACATCGTTTACCTTTGGAGCGATGTGGATGGATTAATGACTGCCGATCCATCGATAGTAAAAGGGGCACAAGTTCTAACCGAAATATCATATAGTGAAGCTGCCGAGATGGTTCTGTTTGGGGCTAAATACATTCATCCACGAGCACTTGAACCTGTCATGGATTCTAATATCCCAATAAGAATTAGAAATGCCTTTAATTTGAACCATCAAGGGACTACAATAACACCAGTATTGAAAATTTCAAATAACATTGTAAAATCAATAATTGCGATAAGGAATACGGCTTTAATAGACGTAAGTGGTGGAGGAATGGTAGGAGCACCTGGTACCGCTGCGAGTATTTTTGAAACCTTAGCCAAGAATAAGGTAAACATCATGATGATTTCGCAAGGACCCTCTGAATCGAGTATTTCTATGACACTTAAACAAGACGACTTGGGCAAAGCAATTACATCGTTAGAACTGAATCTTTTAGGGAGAATTATTAAACATCTCAATGTTTTGGAACATGTCTCAATTGTTACCGTTGTGGGGTCTGGAATGCGTGGGATAAAAGGGATAGCAGGCAGGATATTTACTTCAATCGCGAAGAATGATGTCAATGTAATAATGATTGCTCAAGGTTCTTCTGAGTTAAACCTTGCATTTGTAGTTAATGATGTCGATTGCGAAAAAGCTGTAAAGACTTTACATCAAGAATTTGGCTTAGATAAATCAAATTAG
- the cobJ gene encoding precorrin-3B C(17)-methyltransferase codes for MNFKLSLGKLYVVGVGPGHHDHMTFRAKKVIEESQIIVGYETYVSLVEDLIGGKEVYRYPMTQEVDRANQAIEFAEKGNIVSLVSSGDPGIYGMVGLIYEILAEKGWKKNQGIDVECVPGVSSLNSCSALIGSPLMTDFAVVSMSDLLVPWEVIVKRVEAAALGDFVTVVYNPASKKRIHQLRDARDIFLKYRSPNTPVAIVKGAFRESQTIVVTDLEKMLDFPDLMGMITTIIIGNSSSFNYNNMMINPRGYRSKYQLVK; via the coding sequence ATGAATTTTAAATTGAGTTTAGGAAAATTATATGTAGTAGGAGTAGGCCCAGGTCATCATGATCATATGACATTTCGAGCTAAAAAGGTGATAGAAGAAAGTCAAATTATAGTAGGCTACGAAACTTATGTTTCATTAGTTGAGGACCTAATTGGCGGTAAGGAAGTTTATCGTTATCCCATGACACAAGAAGTCGACCGTGCAAACCAGGCTATAGAGTTCGCCGAGAAAGGTAACATTGTGTCATTAGTATCATCGGGAGATCCAGGGATATATGGGATGGTAGGATTGATTTATGAGATACTGGCTGAAAAAGGTTGGAAAAAAAATCAAGGAATTGATGTAGAGTGTGTTCCTGGTGTATCTTCATTAAATTCTTGTAGTGCCTTAATAGGCTCTCCTTTGATGACTGACTTTGCTGTAGTGAGTATGAGTGATTTACTTGTACCATGGGAAGTAATAGTAAAGAGAGTGGAAGCAGCTGCCTTAGGGGATTTTGTTACCGTTGTATATAATCCAGCAAGTAAAAAGCGAATACACCAGCTTAGAGATGCTAGAGATATATTCTTAAAGTATAGGAGTCCCAATACTCCTGTGGCGATTGTCAAGGGGGCATTTAGAGAAAGCCAGACAATAGTCGTAACGGATTTGGAAAAAATGTTAGATTTTCCAGATCTGATGGGAATGATTACAACCATAATTATCGGGAATTCTTCATCTTTTAATTATAACAATATGATGATAAATCCCAGAGGTTATCGCTCCAAATACCAACTAGTAAAGTAG
- a CDS encoding sensor histidine kinase, whose protein sequence is MINTKSRMDITFDNKAPSIVVKIPQYRNGYIEIIRRGGTIRCITEVTLDNIEDCKELLKLVTELRHLEGIKGGIAINESEYMATTVLKESKPLTEVIYSNAEEMVAQGQYIFDTLWKNAVPANKKIREIEEGRPINYKTQLLNKSDGSLNESELGEILSNAKEIDIVTSTEGLQVGYEFFQRLSNRIDEVNGLGDRKCVRVLVEVSKNNLELVKKYIDLGIKVCHLKKEPPIYFAVTNTDIMASIERLGKGSINESIFYSNDPIYIKRFKLMFERLWTDSRAGEEIAGIIQKDEEVPIIEAIESSDRTIRLIRDLISTAKHEILGILPSFEAFRRQVESGMFEHIRKVSQEKKLIIKVLVTDKIELPGGNTDIQIGSGKYCLVIRTKGIDVRHDNVKVYEFTVDGIETMTVRSIYNESIRPQMGMVVVDKSRSIVIEPKESRSKNALDYIGMSSYSNSSQISKSYATMFDTLWNYAEMFNLFEKSYERLKTQDKMQREFIDIVAHELRTPLQSILGLTEIVKSRAKDEERDLLETVTENGARLHRFIENVLTTTKLEGFTSNNPRDIFDLNVLILDIVNNYQTRFRNMTKATLSDTKEIQFKCQGFDQVHKVKANKLQISMVISNIIDNAINFIPAKQRGWIIISVEQKDKTVLVQIKDNGEGIHLEILPRLFTKFATKSFYGSGLGLYTCRKIIHLHHGGIWAQNNPQNEQGATFSFSLPLVINSFKNSSRTNTA, encoded by the coding sequence ATGATAAACACAAAGTCAAGAATGGATATAACTTTTGATAATAAGGCGCCTTCCATAGTTGTAAAAATTCCGCAATATCGCAATGGTTATATTGAAATCATAAGAAGAGGGGGGACGATCAGATGTATTACCGAAGTTACCTTAGACAACATTGAAGATTGCAAGGAATTGCTCAAGCTAGTAACCGAGTTGCGCCATTTGGAGGGAATAAAAGGTGGAATTGCTATCAACGAATCAGAGTATATGGCTACCACCGTTTTAAAGGAGAGTAAACCATTGACCGAAGTAATTTACAGTAACGCAGAGGAAATGGTGGCTCAAGGGCAATATATATTTGATACGTTATGGAAAAATGCTGTTCCTGCAAATAAGAAGATCAGAGAGATTGAAGAGGGAAGACCAATTAATTACAAGACTCAACTCCTAAACAAGTCTGACGGATCACTAAATGAATCCGAGTTAGGAGAAATCCTTTCCAATGCAAAAGAGATTGACATAGTAACATCAACAGAGGGTCTACAGGTGGGTTATGAATTTTTTCAAAGACTATCAAATCGCATTGATGAAGTTAATGGACTTGGGGATCGTAAGTGCGTTCGAGTATTAGTCGAGGTATCAAAAAATAACCTCGAATTGGTGAAAAAGTATATTGATTTGGGAATTAAGGTATGCCACTTAAAGAAGGAGCCTCCAATTTACTTTGCAGTTACCAATACTGATATAATGGCTTCAATTGAGCGTCTGGGAAAAGGAAGTATAAATGAAAGTATTTTTTATAGTAACGATCCGATCTATATAAAACGCTTCAAGCTGATGTTTGAACGGTTGTGGACCGATAGCAGGGCAGGAGAAGAAATAGCTGGCATAATTCAAAAGGATGAGGAAGTACCCATCATTGAAGCGATTGAAAGCTCTGATAGAACCATTCGGCTTATAAGAGATTTAATATCAACGGCTAAACACGAAATATTAGGGATACTGCCCTCCTTTGAGGCATTTAGAAGGCAGGTTGAATCAGGAATGTTTGAACATATAAGAAAAGTGTCACAAGAAAAAAAACTTATCATCAAGGTACTTGTTACCGACAAAATAGAACTACCTGGAGGCAATACCGATATTCAGATAGGAAGTGGCAAATATTGTTTGGTAATAAGAACGAAGGGAATTGATGTAAGACATGATAACGTTAAAGTTTACGAATTTACGGTAGATGGTATTGAGACCATGACTGTGAGATCGATATATAATGAAAGTATTAGACCACAAATGGGCATGGTGGTGGTTGACAAGAGTAGATCAATCGTAATTGAACCAAAGGAAAGTCGTTCTAAAAATGCACTTGACTATATAGGGATGTCATCTTATTCAAATAGTTCTCAAATTTCAAAGTCGTACGCTACCATGTTTGATACCCTTTGGAACTATGCAGAAATGTTTAATCTTTTCGAAAAGTCTTATGAACGACTGAAGACTCAAGATAAAATGCAGAGAGAATTTATTGACATAGTTGCTCATGAACTGAGAACCCCGCTTCAGTCAATCCTTGGGTTGACCGAGATAGTAAAAAGCCGTGCAAAAGACGAAGAGCGAGATCTATTAGAAACGGTAACTGAAAATGGGGCTAGGTTGCACAGGTTTATCGAAAATGTCCTAACCACAACGAAATTAGAAGGATTTACATCAAATAACCCTAGAGATATTTTTGACCTGAACGTGCTTATTCTGGATATAGTTAACAATTACCAGACTCGGTTTAGAAATATGACAAAAGCTACTTTGTCAGACACAAAAGAAATTCAATTTAAATGTCAAGGTTTTGATCAAGTGCATAAGGTCAAAGCAAACAAGCTTCAGATTTCAATGGTTATATCCAACATAATCGATAACGCTATCAACTTCATACCGGCCAAACAGAGAGGATGGATAATAATTTCCGTTGAGCAGAAGGATAAAACCGTTTTAGTTCAGATTAAGGATAACGGGGAGGGAATACATTTGGAAATATTGCCCCGGCTTTTTACAAAATTTGCCACCAAATCATTCTACGGTTCGGGGCTTGGACTGTATACCTGTAGGAAAATCATACATTTGCATCATGGTGGAATATGGGCTCAAAACAATCCTCAAAACGAACAGGGTGCTACATTCTCATTCAGCTTGCCGTTAGTAATTAATTCCTTCAAGAATTCTAGTCGCACTAATACGGCTTAA